A single region of the Cynocephalus volans isolate mCynVol1 chromosome 12, mCynVol1.pri, whole genome shotgun sequence genome encodes:
- the GPR182 gene encoding G-protein coupled receptor 182, with the protein MSVKPSLGPSPSEGFTTEPANDFGEIHDWTELLYFFNHTFSECNIEFSESAKRVVLFVLYLAIFVVGLVENLLVIFVNWRCSGRAGLLNLYILNMAIADLGIVLSLPVWMLEVTLDYTWLWGSFACRFIHYLYFANMYSSIFFLTCLSIDRYVTLTSASPSWQSHQHRVRRAVCAGIWVLAAIIPLPEVVHIQLVEGSEPMCLFMAPFETYSTWALVVALSTTILGFLLPFPLIAVFNVLTACRLQRPGQPEGRRHCLLVCAYIAVFTICWLPYHVSLLLLTLHGTHVSLHCYLAHLLFFFYDIIDCFSMLHCVLNPILYNILSPSFRGRLLSAVVHYLPKGQARAGAHASSSSSSTQHSIIITKEGSQPTAAAPTLTQA; encoded by the coding sequence ATGTCAGTCAAGCCCAGCTTGGGGCCTAGCCCCTCGGAGGGGTTTACCACAGAACCTGCCAATGACTTTGGAGAGATCCACGACTGGACTGAACTGCTCTACTTCTTCAACCACACTTTCTCCGAGTGCAATATAGAGTTCAGCGAGAGCGCCAAGCGAGTGGTCCTCTTTGTCCTCTACCTGGCCATATTTGTGGTTGGGCTGGTGGAGAACCTTCTGGTGATATTTGTCAACTGGCGCTGCTCAGGCCGGGCAGGGTTGCTGAACCTCTACATCCTCAACATGGCCATTGCAGACCTGGGCATCGTCCTATCTCTGCCCGTGTGGATGCTGGAGGTCACGCTGGACTACACCTGGCTCTGGGGCAGCTTCGCCTGTCGCTTCATTCACTACCTCTACTTTGCCAACATGTACAGCAGCATCTTCTTCCTGACATGCCTCAGCATCGACCGCTATGTCACCCTCACCAGTGCCTCCCCTTCCTGGCAGAGCCACCAGCACCGAGTGCGGCGGGCCGTGTGTGCAGGCATCTGGGTCCTTGCGGCCATCATCCCGCTGCCTGAAGTGGTCCACATCCAGCTGGTGGAGGGCTCTGAGCCCATGTGCCTCTTCATGGCACCTTTTGAGACGTACAGCACGTGGGCCCTGGTGGTGGCCCTGTCCACCACCATCCTGGGCTTCCTGCTGCCCTTCCCTCTCATTGCAGTCTTCAACGTGCTGACAGCCTGCCGGCTCCAGAGACCAGGACAGCCTGAGGGCCGGCGCCACTGCCTGCTGGTGTGTGCCTACATAGCCGTCTTCACCATCTGCTGGCTGCCCTACCACGTGAGCCTGCTGCTGCTCACACTGCACGGGACCCACGTCTCCCTCCACTGCTACCTGGCCCACCTGCTCTTCTTCTTCTATGACATCATCGACTGCTTCTCCATGCTGCACTGCGTCCTCAACCCCATCCTTTACAACATTCTTAGCCCAAGCTTCCGGGGCCGGCTACTGAGTGCTGTGGTCCATTACCTTCCCAAGGGCCAGGCCAGGGCGGGCGCACAcgcttcctcttcctcctcatccacCCAGCATTCCATCATCATCACCAAGGAGGGCAGCCAGCCCACTGCAgcagcccccaccctcacccaAGCCTGA
- the LOC134391590 gene encoding non-histone chromosomal protein HMG-14-like, whose product MPKTKASPAQGAAKEEPEKRSAKPAPAKVETTPKKATAMDKSSDKKVQTKGKGGAKEKQAQVTNQETEDLPAENGETKNEESPASDEAGKNEAKSD is encoded by the coding sequence ATGCCCAAGACGAAGGCCAGCCCAGCCCAAGGGGCAGCAAAGGAAGAGCCCGAGAAGAGATCGGCTAAACCTGCTCCTGCAAAAGTGGAAACAACGCCAAAAAAGGCAACAGCAATGGATAAATCTTCAGACAAAAAAGTGCAAACAAAAGGGAAAGGGGGggcaaaggaaaaacaggcccaaGTGACTAACCAAGAAACCGAAGATTTACCTGCAGAAAATGGAGAAACTAAAAATGAGGAGAGTCCAGCCTCTGATGAAGCAGGAAAGAATGAAGCCAAGTCTGATTAA